One Peromyscus leucopus breed LL Stock chromosome 14, UCI_PerLeu_2.1, whole genome shotgun sequence genomic window carries:
- the LOC119089071 gene encoding cation channel sperm-associated protein subunit beta-like, producing MVIFAKSTLTVFFYTKSSVLSQGSLANFSDADVEKTVVRPGYSSFLITEVRDLKNVLSLATMPHKIKSPLNFPENSWFLYSFGSTKGRNWTISLKPCNYWVQQDEHDIISLNVVKYLDVGNKANYGLKLIPNTRGMKLLQVPPVIVIVGNPALLEVKTEGYYDVTDSYNLNTHVASKFFHKGSTSLSMIIWEASTSCSVTTVLPIMKSSCSYLKTLQHIPGRQIPREDWISGVHKDSQGFNMIKTLPINYRPPSNMGISIPLTDNIYHADPSKPRPRSLFHKSKVTGQLKQCNNVPSREMCNCTEHQKFSHAVAFSDCKEKEILKDYKE from the exons ATGGTCATATTTGCTAAGTCAAcattaactgttttcttttataccAAATCTTCTGTTTTATCTCAAGGTTCCCTAGCAAATTTTTCAGATGCAGATGTAGAAAAGACTGTGGTGAGACCTGGCTACAGTAGCTTCCTGATCACAGAAGTTAGAGATCTAAAGAATGTTTTATCCCTGGCTACTAtgcctcataaaataaaatcacctttGAACTTCCCAGAAAATTCTTGGTTCTTATACAGCTTTGGCTCAACAAAAGGACGGAATTGGACCATAAGTTTAAAACCATGTAATTATTGGGTTCAACAAGATGAACATGATATTATATCCCTCAATGTTGTGAAATATCTTGATGTGGGAAACAAAGCAAATTATGGACTTAAGTTGATCCCTAATACAAGAG GTATGAAACTACTTCAAGTCCCACCAGTCATTGTGATTGTTGGAAACCCAGCCTTACTGGAAGTTAAGACGGAAGGCTATTATGATGTCACTGATAGTTACAATTTGAATACTCATGTAGCTAGCAAATTTTTCCATAAA GGTTCCACTTCACTATCAATGATTATATGGGAAGCCTCAACTTCATGCTCTGTAACTACAGTGTTGCCCATCATGAAGAGCAGTTGCAGCTACCTCAAGACTCTACAACACATTCCTGGCAGACAAATACCACGTGAAGACTGGATTAGTGGAGTTCACAAGGACAGTCAGGGTTTCAATATGATCAAAACTCTGCCG ATAAACTACAGACCTCCATCCAATATGGGAATTTCTATTCCTCTCACAGATAATATTTATCATGCAGACCCTAGCAAACCCAGACCAAGAAGTCTATTTCACAAGTCAAAG GTAACAGGCCAACTCAAGCAGTGTAATAATGTTCCCAGTCGGGAAATGTGCAACTGCACAGAACATCAAAAGTTTTCACATGCTGTTGCTTTCTCAGACTGCAAAGAAAAG